From the genome of Oxyura jamaicensis isolate SHBP4307 breed ruddy duck chromosome 2, BPBGC_Ojam_1.0, whole genome shotgun sequence, one region includes:
- the OSGIN2 gene encoding oxidative stress-induced growth inhibitor 2, protein MPVWCCRCSLAGPVRNYSGPETEGQLLNSFVQYFGDSLGRKIKRMPLIEETVLPGDSLLTLPVVVIGNGPSGICLSYLLSGYRPYLSPEAVHPNPILHTKLEEARHLSIVDQDLEYLSEGLEGRSSNPVAVLFDTLLHPDADFGYDYPPVLHWKLEQHNYIPHIVLGKGPPGGAWHSMEGSMLTISFGDWMELPGLTFKEWAASKRRNIKSDRVMPEEIACYYKHYVKVMGLQKNFRDNVYITSVSRLYRGEDDEDRSQLSEGISTQHLEMKDGQKSLIKRNWEVRGYQRATDGSHVPFCLFAENVALATGSFDSPGRLQVEGEDFPFVLHSMSDFGAAISKGKLRGKADPVLIVGAGLTAADAVLCAYNNNIPVIHVFRRRVTDTSLIFKQLPKKLYPEYHKVYHMMCTQSHTVDSNLHSAYTSFPEHNVLSFKPEMKCVLQSASGLKKILKFSVALVLIGSHPNLFFLKDQGHSIGHHSNQPITCKGNPIEIDPYTYECTKEANLFALGPLVGDNFVRFLKGGALGIARCLAIRQKKKHELIESGDGGGDGVP, encoded by the exons ATGCCCGTGTGGTGCTGCCGCTGCTCCTTGGCCGGTCCCGTCAG AAATTACAGCGGCCCTGAAACTGAAGGACAGCTTTTGAATTCCTTCGTCCAGTATTTTGGTGACAGCCttgggaggaaaattaaaagaatgcCTTTAATAGAAGAAACTGTTCTGCCTGGGGACTCTCTCCTTACTCTGCCTGTAGTAGTAATAg GGAATGGACCATCAGGAATTTGTCTTTCGTACCTGCTGTCTGGATACAGGCCGTATTTGTCTCCGGAAGCTGTACATCCAAACCCCATTCTACATACAAAACTAGAAGAAGCACGACATCTTTCCATTGTTGATCAA GATCTAGAGTACCTGTCTGAAGGCCTTGAAGGACGCTCTTCAAACCCAGTTGCTGTGCTTTTTGATACACTGCTTCATCCTGATGCTGACTTTGGGTATGACTACCCACCAGTTTTGCACTGGAAGCTAGAGCAACATAATTATATTCCCCATATAGTGCTTGGTAAAGGACCACCTGGTGGGGCTTGGCAT TCCATGGAAGGCTCTATGCTAACAATCAGTTTTGGAGACTGGATGGAACTTCCCGGACTCACCTTTAAGGAATGGGCAGCTAGCAAGCGCAG aaacataaaGAGTGACCGTGTAATGCCAGAAGAAATTGCTTGCTATTATAAACACTATGTTAAAGTTATGGGCCTCCAGAAAAACTTCAGAGACAATGTTTATATAACATCAGTATCCAGACTTTACCGAGGAGAGGATGATGAAGACAGAAGTCAACTAAGTGAAGGTATTTCAACGcagcatttggaaatgaaagatgGACAGAAATCACTGATCAAGCGAAACTGGGAAGTCAGAGGTTATCAGCGAGCGACAGATGGTTCTCATGTGCCCTTCTGCCTCTTTGCTGAGAATGTGGCTCTTGCCACTGGAAGCTTTGATTCTCCTGGCCGACTACAAGTTGAAGGAGAAGACTTTCCTTTTGTGCTTCATTCCATGTCTGACTTTGGGGCTGCTATCAGCAAAGGAAAGCTACGTGGGAAAGCAGACCCTGTATTAATTGTGGGTGCCGGACTTACAGCAGCTGATGCAGTACTGTGTGCCTACAACAACAACATCCCAGTAATTCATGTGTTTCGTAGAAGAGTTACTGATACAAGCCTGATTTTCAAACAGCTGCCTAAAAAGCTTTACCCTGAATACCATAAGGTCTATCATATGATGTGTACTCAGTCACACACTGTGGACTCTAATCTGCATTCTGCTTACACTAGTTTCCCTGAACACAATGTACTTTCCTTCAAGcctgaaatgaaatgtgttcTTCAGAGTGCCTCTGGACTGAAGAAaattctgaagttttctgtaGCCTTAGTTCTGATAGGTTCTCATCcaaaccttttctttctaaaggaCCAAGGACATAGCATAGGTCATCACTCAAATCAGCCCATCACATGCAAGGGGAATCCTATAGAGATCGATCCATATACTTATGAATGCACTAAAGAAGCAAACCTCTTTGCTTTAGGTCCTCTGGTTGGAGACAACTTTGTACGGTTTTTAAAAGGAGGTGCATTGGGCATTGCACGATGCTTGGCAataagacaaaagaagaaacatgaatTGATTGAAAGTGGGGATGGAGGAGGTGATGGGGTACCTTAA